The DNA sequence AGAGCACAGTCGTGGCGGTTGTACTGCTACTTGTGGAGAGGGTTTCGGTGGACACTGCCTGGAGACTGGCCAGGCAGGCAGCAACAGTAAATCCAGCAGGAGGGGTGAGGAGATTTCTGACGTGTGAAGGGAAGGAGGCACACATGAAGTTATcggctaagcctccccaagccttaatcaAAATCCACCCATGGGTAGTACATTGAGGGTAAATTAGTAATACCAGTCCTATCTGGTGATTTACCATTTAGGCCAGTCAAAAGCATCATCTTACCTTATTCTGCTGTCACTTTTTGTTACCCTGTTCTCTCCCTAAGACAATCTGCTGCCTCCAATGCCTATGCTATGGCCCTTTAATTTTTTCCCCAGTACCTTATCTCGTGCAACATAGTGCTGCAACTCCTTCCAGTCCCTCATACACTACTACCAGTAACTCCCCCTCACTGACAAGAGAGCGGAAGGAGCCTGACAACATAGAAGGTGGACCGAAAATAAGTTTGGGACTTGTGGAAAGCATTAACATTAGAGGAGAGGCTGAGCTATACCTGATGTCAAAGGCTGCAGACTGGCACAATTTGTGTATATGAATTCTGGatgttgtagattttttttccattaggaGATGCTGTGCAGGCCAAGACAGCATCAGGACTAAACTCTCCAGGATGCCAAAAGGCGGTGGAAGTTTGCAGCATGTTGTACATTCCCATTGTGCTCAGGTTTGCACATGTGCATTTTCTCCAGCTTAGAAGATCTCAATGGCCATATCTGTTGGTACCAAATCAGTAGTTTTTCTGATACCTTAATATTTCAATGTGAAGAATGCTAAGACCTTTATGTCCAGGGTATAACAACCTTAATGGAGCATGCTCACAGGATATTTTCTGGATTGGTGTCATTTGAATTCTCTGTTTGACCAATGTCAGAGGAAGTGTTGCTTGTTTCACCACTGTTAGGTGAAGTATTTTCTATCTTCCTTTTCATCCTCTTCTACTTTGAAGGCGCTATGAAGAGGATCATGAATTGAATGATTGAATTTCTGCTTCCACAGTCTTCCGACAATGAAGTAAATATATGGATTGAAAGATGTGCTTAATATACCAGCAAAGTATATTTTGAGAGTATGTTGTATTGACGGCAAAAGTTTGAAGTACATTAGAAACCAGATGAAGTTGAATGGTATCACTGACAAGATATAAATGAAGATGGCAGCAATAATGATGATGTAAAGTCTTGGTGGGTATCGGTCCCTGAAGGTCTTCCTTATAGTAATTATCAAAGTGAAAGTAGAAATGATCATTAGTGGTAGACAgatgcaaatgcttaaagtgaaTGTTATAGTCTTTAGTCCTCTACAAACTGGTGTCCGAATCCTAAAATCTTTTGAGGGGCATGCTAAGTTTTCAATGACACTTTCTGTACATCCAAGAATCCAAAGGCAAACACACATTACCACTGATAGTGTCTTTGGACGACGACTACGATACCGAAGAGGGAAACACACAGAAATGGATCTTTCCACACTGAGAACATTAAGCAAGTACATTCCAGAAAATAGAGAAAGATCATAAATTATTTCTAGGATGGTAATAAATTCAGCATTGCCTTCAAAATCAAGATTGCTGCCTACTAATGTGTTTATATTGGCCATCATTAACACAGCAGTTACTGTAAGTAACATCAAGTCAGCTACAGCTAAGTTCATAATGTAAACTGTGTATTTGTTCCTCTGAATCCTGAAGAAAAGGAACCAACACACTATTATATTTTCCACAATTCCATTCAGGCAGAGACCTATAGTAATAGCAGCTTCTATTGCATACTTTATTGCATCTGGGTCTGGGACATGACTTCCATCAGAATACTCTGTATCATTAAAATGTGTTGTGGTTTTGTGGTTAGCTGCCTTTTTTCTTCATTAACAGTCACCCCTGAGATTTGCTAAAATATTTTCAGAATCACCTGTAACAAACATATACAAACAACAGTTTGAACTACAATGTACAATATCATCTGCAATCAATACATGGTCATATCAACGATGCCATTACTTATGATATTTAGACAATTACCATTTTGGAGCAGTTGAATTGTAGGGGATCGCGCACCCTAGGAAGTCCGGCAGACAATCTCGCTCCCCCCCTTGCGAGTGTGAGTGAAAATGTTTGTGCGCACTGTGACGTTGAGGGAAGAGTGCAGTGCCAGAGTGGGGAGAGTATCAGACGGGGAGGGCTGGGGAGGGGAAAGAGCCGAGGCAGGGTCGGAGTGGGAAGAGTGTCAGACGGGGAGGGCAGGGGAGGAGaaagcggcagaggggagggcagaGCAGAACATATAAAcagaacaggtacctgcccagcacccccatttgttgtgccctaggcaggtaccTTCTCTGactaaccctagttccggccctgacataGATATCGGTCAGCATCTGTGGGccagcatatactgtacacaaatataattgtataaaacttcattttgaaagattttatCTTTTTGCATAAGGTTTTGAAAAAGCTAtggttcatataaacaagatCAGGATCTGGGGAAAAAAGCCAAGCACAAGGAACAGCCCTAAGTACAGCCTGAAAAGGACAGCTTGGTAGGTGTAGCATAGTGCAACTGTTGCTGCTTTGAACTGAAACATTAAGGTTACAAATTAGAttatgctttaaaggggaactaaacccaccAAGCCTTCgagaaatttattattaaattgatTTGTAAAAACTCGGACAAAtcagattagagttttttttctctaaagaaaaacctcgaatgtcaagaaggctgaaAACGTCTTCAAATTGCTCACTGGaacactcccattgacttatacagcaattcagcaggttttagggggcgaaTATTGGAAttcaattcttaaagggccagagtatgataaatcttgaaaatctaatttgaatttaaaaaaaaaacactaatcaagtttggatagttccctagttgaatttgacagttttgaaccataaaaaattataactttcaattcaacccttaagaaatctgccccttagtgctttaACCACTAATTTCTGTCCCACCTATATGCTGTATCACTAGCATAATTGATTGAATTTTCAGGGGGAAATAAACTGGAATTGCTCAAAGTAatagttttcgagtgaaacccaccaaaaaatacctgaatatcatgaaggctacaaccatcttcaaatggttgaagagatttgaggtttttttttttttaaacccaaaaattcaagttttgactgatAAATACGCTCTAAGTTTTGTATCATTGCTTAGCAGTTTGCTAGTATAGTTGTTCATTTttgatttatcagaatgtgtacttttcaaaatatttgctCTTGCTCCCCTAAGTGTTTTTGTACACCCCCAGGGGTCTTAAATGAACCCTGTGTTTTCGGGTCTTTATTCTTATcacaacacatagggggttatttttcatggttttattataccccaaacctggaaatagcttgaatctgaaaatactccagctaaaacctgtcaaggttatgtaaaagtctatggcagaggtccgttcaaccatttgaagttgtttgtaattgtagccttcatgatgtttgagtatTCATTCAAAAACTCGATTCATTTGAGTGTTTCgagtttttttggctgaaaactcgATTCATTTCAGTGTTCAGGTTCTTCATcttgaattcactgattcaagttttttccattagagttttttcttaaatcagaaaacatcccagttgtgagttcattcaaggtataaaaaaaaactcacaaacctctaaaattttTGCTAAACAACTCCCATAATGTGGAGGCAGGGGCTTTGCTTGCAGAACCTGAATCGGAAGCCAATTAAATtaatatgcacttttttttttaaaaggtgtctattttggtgcaaaaaactaTGTGGTTAGGAAAAGCATGTTTACAATTTGTGCCTtgtaatttgtaaaaacaataaaggTTTTGGGAAGGGGGCTAAGCACCAATTCCCCTACATTAGTATGTTAGTAAATGTTCATATTGAGAAGGTAGCATATTCCTTCCCTGAAAATAATGTGTCCCCCTCTGAAGTTCCAAACAAAAACCCAAAATAATAAAAGATCCAATTTGATGACTTACagaattatttacttatataATTACCAGCGAGTACTTCTTCTTTTGGTCCTTGTGCAAAGAATAAGCCGCTTTTAAGGTACTGGGCTTTATGCTGTCAGTACTTTGTTACAatggcaaaaatacaaaacaactaggcattattttgattattaataaGAGAGGTGGCGTTGATTGAGAAAAGAGAACAGAACTGACTTCTTTTGTGGGGtttataaacattatttacaCTTTGTTGCTGACAGATTGAATTAATATCTAGACATCAGTAGCTACTAGCTGATAAGTTTGGCCCTATTTTAGTAAGGTTCTTTAACAAGAAGCACCATATTAGCTATATTTTATAATGCTATTGCCCTGCTCAAATAAACCATGTTGCTGGTTTGAGTAGGTCAATAGataaccattattattattaagaggTATGGAATCATTCTTTATATGACAAAGAAATGGAAATAGAAACATAAGATAATACCAAGAGGTTTAAGATTGGCAAAAGAATGTGCCATTGAATTTGATGATGTGGAACACAAAAAGGAAGGGGTAAACTCCTCTGAAGAATGTTTAACGAAAGCAgtggaaaatccaaaatgttACAATAGTGGACATGCATGAGGCAAAGTCTGTGGAGAGTCTGTAAGATGGTGATGAGGCACTTTGTTAGTTTTTATTGTGGCCTTTTGAATATTTtcctaaaagaaaaacatatataacatattggCATGCATGATTGAAATGGAATAAGGTGAAAAGAGATAAGCAACTTTTTTCACCATGTATGGTTTCTCTGCAAATTTCTGAGTTTCGTGATGGCGAGAAGTTTAGAGAAATGGCGCCAAAAATTCACCTTGCAGTCTGCTTCACGCACAACACATGATGtggtacaaaagaaaaaatgcacacACCATATTTTGCTCTCCGCTTCTTCCACATTAACCAAGAGATTTGAGAAATTGGGATctgagcacccagatattatctgttggtggtcagatttctTAGTTGTGCCTATATTTGTAAGCTAGTAATATATACACTATAGATGGTATTATTTGGTTAAACACCAACATAGTGACATtcggatttctttttttacaaattatattttgtcgctaaaaaaaacttttgttaaagatttattaagtgtaaaaaccacggaAAACTCTAATAcgaaacttctccaagtaaatgCAGTCAAGGTCcgatagaagtcaatgggacctgcgctgatcctattggactgttttagcgattcagacttttataggttttctgattttttttctctagtaataatccaaaaactcaattttttaaaggttttagagatatttgtactTCTGCAATAGAAATATCTTCTCTACTCACCCAGGTCAGCACAGATCAATCCATTGACACCAGAACAGGAGCAGTACCTTAAAGGAAGTGTATTAGAGTAGGAAGCATTCCACTAGTATCAGGACGGGTGCCTAGCAACTTGGCTGTGCCCCAATGATTTTAGTTTTCAGCTTCCTTTAATATAAGTGTAGGGACCCATTAGATTACATCCCCTACTGGTTTGGAAACTCCCATAACAGCTAAGAGTGTTTCAGTACATGTAACCTATGCCCCAGGGTGGGATAACTTTTCATATTGGCCAGATGGTAGTGACTATTTACTGTTATATGTGTTATAAACTAGGTCAGAGCACATGACTCTTCAGACTTTACTTGTAAGGCCACTTGCTGAACTGGCATGCTGCTGCTTGTGGGTTGCTGGTTGTGTGTTTTGACAATTGCTTGCACTTGGGTCATGACATACACATGGTGATGTATGTATTGTTGCGCATATCTACTGACGCTAGGTCTGGAGTTATCCAGCACTATtgtatgcagtggcgtaactactgggggtggagggggtgtgattgggccagggatgcgcgtcctgcaccagggccctaCCTGCCTCACTATGACTATGCCTGACTATGGCCTGTCTCTGTGGTACTTTTCTCTGTATTCCCTGGACTTTTTTCACAGCGTAACCAACCTGTTTCATCCCCagctttgtttttcatttgtggaAGTTTGAGCCTTTATTCTTTGCTATGCTTCTATGATCCATGTATTACCCAACACTACATTCAGGGCGTATTCTGCTGGGGAACCTGGAgcacaaggccccagtaaagaagAGGAGGGGATCTGGTGTACTATCCCGTTTTTCAACAGGTGAACGTAAACCTACCAACTCCATCTCCACAATGGTGCTACTTTACATCTGCTCAGCCAATGAAAATAACTCATTACATCTAccttaatttatatacagtactatatGAATACTACTCCTTATATGCAAATTAAATATCTGCTAGTGTTCAAGAACCTTTGGCGTCCTAACTCCCTGAATTTACATCATGAGAGGTGTAGTACAACAACTCTGCTCCCTTCCTCAACACAACATTCCGAGGGCTCATGTAAGAGAGTGTCATAGTGTTACCGCACTCTGCTTCGTAGCTGGAAACCTTGCTTTGGGCCAAGAATAGGAAATCATAGAAAAGAGTTGGATTCAAATTATCACTTTACTAACTGatcaaattctgtttttttcccatgaatctctaaacatttggccCCCAATCTTGAATGTAAATTAattctttaatttatttgtattctgATGACAACAATGTGTACACAAGCAATACTTTATTGGTACAAatgtgcatatactgtaaatttatatatatgtataaatgtatacacTGTTAAATTACAATGAAGAAAACAGCATTCTGCACTACGAGTATTTCTCTCTGCATGAAATGATTTCAGAGCTGCTTTTTCTTGTTGAATCAAGTATTCATTAAATATTCTTACTCATAAGTGAATTAAGTCAGTAGAGTAAAACCAGTCATACTTCTTCCTATAAGGAAAATTAACATAACTTGTTTGGCACCTTGCTTTGACTCCTATTAAGACATGACAAGAACATATTATATACACCTTTAatagacagtacaggtatgggatccattatctggaaacccattatgcagaaaacgctgaaattatgggaaggccatctcccatagcttt is a window from the Xenopus laevis strain J_2021 chromosome 6L, Xenopus_laevis_v10.1, whole genome shotgun sequence genome containing:
- the LOC108718527 gene encoding LOW QUALITY PROTEIN: proto-oncogene Mas (The sequence of the model RefSeq protein was modified relative to this genomic sequence to represent the inferred CDS: inserted 2 bases in 1 codon) — its product is MTLSYMSPRNVVLRKGAELLYYTSHDENIQKATIKTNKVPHHHLTDSPQTLPHACPLLKKAANHKTTTHFNDTEYSDGSHVPDPDAIKYAIEAAITIGLCLNGIVENIIVCWFLFFRIQRNKYTVYIMNLAVADLMLLTVTAVLMMANINTLVGSNLDFEGNAEFITILEIIYDLSLFSGMYLLNVLSVERSISVCFPLRYRSRRPKTLSVVMCVCLWILGCTESVIENLACPSKDFRIRTPVCRGLKTITFTLSICICLPLMIISTFTLIITIRKTFRDRYPPRLYIIIIAAIFIYILSVIPFNFIWFLMYFKLLPSIQHTLKIYFAGILSTSFNPYIYFIVGRLWKQKFNHSIHDPLHSAFKVEEDEKEDXENTSPNSGETSNTSSDIGQTENSNDTNPENIL